In one window of Dyella thiooxydans DNA:
- a CDS encoding RNA-binding S4 domain-containing protein codes for MSEAKCTPADDLRIDVWLWAARFFKTRSLAKQAVGGGKVELNGGPCKAARPVRVGDRMIVRRGEETMEVEVLGLSGQRGPAPVAQALYRESEASRVAREAARANRRLMLAPRPVGRPGKHDRADLRRLKEAGSNQD; via the coding sequence ATGAGCGAAGCGAAATGCACTCCGGCCGACGACCTGCGCATCGACGTGTGGCTGTGGGCGGCCCGGTTCTTCAAGACCCGAAGCCTGGCCAAGCAGGCGGTCGGCGGCGGCAAGGTCGAGCTCAACGGTGGACCGTGCAAGGCGGCGCGGCCGGTGCGCGTGGGTGACCGCATGATCGTCCGTCGCGGTGAGGAGACGATGGAAGTCGAAGTGCTGGGCCTGTCGGGCCAGCGCGGTCCGGCACCGGTGGCGCAGGCGCTGTATCGCGAGAGCGAGGCCAGTCGCGTTGCGCGGGAGGCCGCACGCGCGAATCGTCGTCTGATGCTTGCGCCACGGCCTGTCGGGCGGCCCGGCAAGCACGATCGCGCCGATCTGCGTCGCCTGAAAGAGGCTGGATCCAACCAGGACTGA
- a CDS encoding phosphotransferase enzyme family protein translates to MTDPTHRVHGLAGDEIAPDWPALAEPELTGVLATMPAAGGLRRVLWHSPRPLSAAGLVETARGGTVFVKRHHVSVRGAATLAEEHALLAHLKRHGLPVVELLADRDGRTALAHGDWTYEVHTAARGEDLYRDTMSWQPPDRLAHARTAGRMLARLHGASAGHSATQRGTHILVARSELATAADPVATLQAQLPQRPALADYLARRDWPRDLERLFAPWRASQPALARQPRLWTHGDWHVSNLCWSGAGDDAEVTCVLDFGLAAANFALFDLATAIERNAIAWLALDAGNAAARPDIARALIAGYRAELPLGADELHLLADLLPVVHVDFALSEVEYFHGVTRSAHAADVAYDTFLIGHAAWFEGAHGQHLLAAIREAH, encoded by the coding sequence ATGACCGACCCCACCCACCGCGTGCATGGCCTGGCCGGCGACGAGATCGCACCGGACTGGCCCGCCCTCGCCGAGCCGGAACTGACCGGCGTGCTGGCCACGATGCCCGCGGCCGGCGGCCTGCGGCGCGTGCTCTGGCACAGTCCGCGCCCGCTGTCCGCCGCTGGCCTGGTCGAGACCGCGCGGGGCGGCACCGTCTTCGTCAAGCGACACCACGTGAGCGTGCGCGGGGCCGCCACGCTGGCCGAGGAGCATGCCCTTCTGGCGCACCTGAAGCGCCACGGACTGCCGGTGGTCGAGTTGCTCGCCGACCGCGACGGCCGCACCGCCCTCGCGCACGGCGACTGGACCTACGAGGTACACACCGCCGCCCGCGGCGAGGACCTCTATCGCGACACGATGTCGTGGCAGCCGCCCGACCGGCTCGCCCATGCGCGCACCGCAGGCCGCATGCTGGCCCGGCTGCACGGGGCCTCCGCCGGGCATTCCGCGACCCAGCGCGGGACACACATCCTGGTCGCACGCAGCGAGCTGGCGACGGCCGCCGATCCGGTGGCCACGCTGCAGGCGCAGCTGCCGCAGCGCCCCGCGCTGGCTGACTACCTCGCGCGCCGCGACTGGCCGCGCGACCTCGAGCGGTTGTTCGCGCCCTGGCGGGCATCGCAGCCGGCGCTGGCGCGGCAGCCGCGGCTGTGGACGCACGGCGACTGGCACGTCTCCAACCTGTGCTGGAGCGGTGCCGGTGACGACGCCGAGGTGACCTGCGTGCTCGACTTCGGACTGGCCGCAGCCAACTTCGCCCTGTTCGACCTGGCCACCGCCATCGAGCGCAACGCAATCGCCTGGCTGGCGCTCGATGCGGGTAACGCCGCCGCGCGCCCCGATATCGCGCGGGCGCTCATCGCCGGCTATCGCGCGGAACTCCCGCTCGGCGCCGACGAGCTGCACCTGCTCGCCGACCTGCTGCCGGTGGTGCACGTGGATTTTGCATTGTCGGAAGTGGAGTACTTCCACGGCGTCACCCGCTCGGCGCACGCGGCCGACGTGGCCTACGATACCTTCCTGATCGGCCATGCTGCGTGGTTCGAGGGCGCTCACGGACAGCACCTGCTGGCGGCGATCCGCGAGGCGCACTGA
- a CDS encoding response regulator, whose translation MTASAPRVLVIDDEAQIRRFLDIGLRAEGYQVLQAATAEEGLALAATQSPDLVILDIGLPDREGHEVLAELRQWSQVPVLMLSVRDSEAQKVRALDNGANDYVTKPFGVQELMARLRVLLRSRVAATTAPDAAPRYDDGRLVVDQLRREVTLDGEPVALTRKEYAVLAMLLRHAGRVVSQQQLLREVWGATHVQDTHYLRIVIGRLRQKLDDDPGEPRWLKTEPGVGYRFLARDET comes from the coding sequence ATGACAGCATCCGCACCGCGCGTGCTCGTGATCGACGACGAGGCACAGATCCGCCGTTTCCTCGACATCGGGCTGCGCGCCGAGGGCTATCAGGTGCTGCAGGCGGCCACGGCCGAGGAAGGCCTGGCACTGGCGGCCACGCAGTCGCCGGACCTGGTGATCCTGGATATCGGCCTGCCGGATCGCGAAGGCCACGAGGTGCTTGCCGAACTGCGCCAGTGGAGCCAGGTGCCGGTGCTGATGCTGTCGGTGCGTGACAGCGAGGCGCAGAAAGTGCGCGCGCTGGACAACGGCGCCAACGACTACGTGACCAAGCCGTTCGGCGTCCAGGAACTGATGGCGCGGCTGCGCGTGCTGCTGCGCAGCCGGGTGGCCGCGACGACCGCGCCGGACGCTGCACCGCGCTACGACGACGGCCGTCTGGTGGTCGATCAGCTGAGGCGCGAGGTGACACTGGACGGTGAGCCGGTGGCACTGACCCGCAAGGAATACGCCGTGCTGGCCATGCTGCTGCGTCATGCCGGCCGGGTGGTCAGCCAGCAACAGTTGCTGCGTGAGGTCTGGGGCGCGACCCACGTGCAGGACACCCATTACCTGCGCATCGTGATCGGGCGTCTGCGCCAGAAGCTCGACGACGATCCGGGCGAGCCGCGCTGGCTCAAGACCGAGCCAGGGGTGGGTTACCGCTTCCTGGCCCGGGATGAGACTTAG
- the pnuC gene encoding nicotinamide riboside transporter PnuC has translation MSWVELTGAVISAWAVWLTARRRPLCWPVGLASVLVYGGIFVDARLYSDALLQLAFAGLIVYGWQRWRRNLDDDGRVQVAPLPFGEAVGHTVLGVAGALALGYAMHRWTDAALPWLDAALTSFSLVAQWWQGRRHLAAWWLWILVDVIYVGEYVYKDLLITSVLYAGFVVLAIMGLREWQQARGEVPVVAV, from the coding sequence ATGTCCTGGGTCGAGTTGACCGGAGCGGTGATCAGCGCCTGGGCGGTGTGGCTGACCGCCCGCCGGCGGCCGCTGTGCTGGCCGGTCGGCCTGGCCTCGGTGCTGGTCTACGGCGGCATCTTCGTCGATGCCAGGCTCTACTCCGATGCCCTGCTGCAGCTGGCGTTCGCCGGCCTGATCGTCTACGGCTGGCAGCGCTGGCGGCGCAACCTCGACGACGACGGCCGGGTGCAGGTGGCGCCGCTGCCGTTCGGCGAGGCGGTGGGGCACACCGTCCTCGGCGTGGCCGGTGCGCTGGCGCTGGGCTACGCCATGCATCGCTGGACCGACGCCGCCCTGCCCTGGCTGGACGCCGCGCTGACCAGCTTCAGCCTGGTCGCGCAGTGGTGGCAGGGGCGCCGCCACCTGGCCGCCTGGTGGCTGTGGATCCTGGTCGACGTGATCTACGTGGGCGAATACGTCTACAAGGACCTGTTGATCACCTCGGTGCTGTACGCCGGCTTCGTGGTATTGGCCATCATGGGGCTGCGCGAGTGGCAGCAGGCGCGTGGCGAGGTGCCCGTCGTCGCGGTCTGA
- a CDS encoding TonB-dependent siderophore receptor has product MTLHRTPLATALFAALAIAPLCARAADDAGHDPAQAKKLGTVQVTADADKGYHADSSQVDTFGSFGNAPLHDTPASVTVITRDLIDDRQPRTLSELVRTDASVGDNYAPVGYYQDLAIRGFVLDLATAYRMNDMTINGEQLTPLEDKQRVEILKGLGGLEAGIIAPGGIVNYVTKRPADVRTATLGTDSHGSRYAAVDMGAWLTPNFGLRVNAAHEDMHSYVQHTPGRRSFLSLAADWKISDRATLQLDTDYQTSGQRSVSGYQLLGGTTIPAHPSNTRLLGYEPWQQPVGIHSSNTTARFDYRFSDRWSARLSAGHSHTVINDNVAFAYGCFYAPQCATGEYPGNFFAPNGDYDIYDFRSPGDTRQNDEVRAVLKGGFDTGSISHEVSLGASAFRRTLDQRPYVYDYVGTGNIDQVIPPYFAPSPNQPGPSARTFSSWQRALFGIDRIHLGEQWQVLAGARFVRLHERAWDSSGQVLQRDTRLSRTLPQAAVMWQPTAPLTVYASYSENLALGAEAPYWTSNGGQMLAPVHSRQIETGVKYDWSDTLSLQAALYRIRQPYQFAQPDHSAAGFTFVQRGQEAHTGLELGADGRISDDLRLTASANLIQARASHSGTPAYEGHQIINVPRLRTSVYLDYRLPFAHAVGLLAGWRYASANPATPDGRVRVPAYNVFDAGLRYATAWDGHPMAWHLSVDNVFNRFYWRDTGGAYGDTYLFPGAPRLARLSVTVGF; this is encoded by the coding sequence ATGACCCTGCACCGCACGCCCCTTGCCACCGCCCTGTTCGCCGCCCTGGCGATCGCGCCGCTGTGCGCCCGCGCCGCCGACGACGCCGGCCACGACCCGGCCCAGGCGAAGAAACTCGGGACGGTGCAGGTCACCGCCGACGCCGACAAGGGCTATCACGCCGACAGCTCGCAGGTGGACACGTTCGGCAGCTTCGGCAACGCGCCGCTGCACGACACGCCGGCCTCGGTCACCGTGATCACCCGCGACCTGATCGACGACCGCCAGCCGCGCACGCTCAGCGAGCTGGTGCGCACCGACGCTTCGGTCGGCGACAACTACGCGCCCGTGGGCTACTACCAGGACCTGGCGATCCGCGGCTTCGTGCTCGACCTGGCCACCGCCTACCGCATGAACGACATGACCATCAACGGCGAGCAGCTGACGCCGCTGGAGGACAAGCAGCGGGTCGAGATCCTCAAGGGCCTGGGCGGGCTGGAGGCCGGCATCATCGCGCCCGGCGGCATCGTCAACTACGTCACCAAGCGCCCGGCCGACGTGCGCACTGCCACGCTGGGCACCGACTCGCACGGCTCGCGTTACGCCGCGGTGGACATGGGCGCCTGGCTGACCCCGAACTTCGGCCTGCGCGTCAACGCCGCGCACGAGGACATGCACTCCTACGTCCAGCACACGCCGGGCCGGCGCAGCTTTCTCTCGCTGGCCGCCGACTGGAAGATCAGCGACCGCGCCACGCTTCAGCTCGACACCGACTACCAGACCAGCGGCCAGCGCTCGGTGTCGGGCTACCAGCTGCTCGGCGGCACGACGATCCCGGCGCATCCCAGCAACACCCGCCTGCTCGGCTACGAGCCGTGGCAGCAGCCGGTCGGCATCCACTCCAGCAACACCACCGCGCGCTTCGACTACCGCTTCAGCGACCGCTGGAGCGCCCGGCTCTCGGCCGGCCACAGTCACACCGTGATCAACGACAACGTCGCCTTCGCCTACGGCTGCTTCTACGCGCCGCAGTGCGCCACCGGCGAGTACCCGGGGAATTTCTTCGCGCCCAACGGCGACTACGACATCTACGATTTCCGCAGCCCGGGCGACACCCGCCAGAACGACGAGGTGCGCGCGGTGCTCAAGGGTGGCTTCGATACCGGCAGCATCAGCCATGAAGTCAGCCTCGGTGCCAGCGCCTTCCGCCGCACGCTGGACCAGCGGCCCTACGTCTACGACTACGTCGGCACCGGCAACATCGATCAGGTGATCCCGCCGTACTTCGCGCCTTCGCCGAACCAGCCCGGCCCGTCCGCGCGCACCTTCAGCAGCTGGCAACGCGCACTGTTCGGCATCGACCGCATCCACCTCGGCGAGCAGTGGCAGGTGCTGGCCGGCGCCCGCTTCGTACGCCTGCACGAGCGCGCGTGGGACAGCAGCGGCCAGGTGCTCCAGCGCGATACCCGCCTTAGCAGGACCCTGCCGCAGGCGGCGGTGATGTGGCAGCCGACCGCGCCGCTGACCGTCTATGCCAGCTACAGCGAGAACCTCGCGCTGGGCGCCGAGGCGCCGTACTGGACCAGCAACGGCGGCCAGATGCTGGCCCCGGTGCACTCGCGGCAGATCGAGACCGGCGTGAAGTACGACTGGAGCGACACGCTGAGCCTGCAGGCGGCGCTGTACCGCATCCGCCAGCCCTACCAGTTCGCGCAGCCTGACCACTCGGCGGCCGGCTTCACCTTCGTGCAGCGCGGCCAGGAAGCACACACCGGCCTAGAGCTGGGCGCCGACGGCCGGATCAGCGATGACCTGCGCCTCACCGCCAGCGCGAACCTGATCCAGGCCCGCGCCAGCCACAGCGGAACGCCGGCCTACGAAGGCCATCAGATCATCAACGTGCCACGCCTGCGCACCTCGGTGTACCTGGACTACCGGCTGCCGTTCGCGCACGCGGTCGGCCTGCTGGCCGGCTGGCGCTACGCGAGCGCCAATCCGGCCACGCCGGACGGCCGTGTCCGCGTTCCGGCATACAACGTGTTCGACGCCGGCCTGCGCTACGCCACGGCGTGGGACGGCCACCCGATGGCCTGGCACCTGAGCGTGGACAACGTGTTCAACCGCTTCTACTGGCGCGACACCGGCGGCGCCTACGGCGACACCTACCTGTTCCCCGGCGCGCCGCGGCTGGCGCGGCTGTCGGTCACGGTCGGGTTCTGA
- a CDS encoding AEC family transporter: MSALLLLFVCLVLGALVARFARPPAGIVAGLNWWVLNIALPALVLAMIPRVHFDRHLWFPVATMWVTFFGAWLLFALLGRLFGWSRSRIGALTLVCGLGNTSFMGYPMVQAMHGQPGLALAVVSDQLGCFPLLAAGGIVVASLYSGRQPSVALVVRRIATFPAFIALLVGIVAGLAGGWPGTLDHLFLQLGQTLTPLALFSVGLQFKLHLHRDQLGALSSGLAWKLALAPLAGWGLGMLAGVTGLTLVVGVLQAAMAPMISAAILADQYELEPRLANTVLGAGIVLSLATVPLANLLMGG; this comes from the coding sequence ATGAGTGCGTTGCTGTTGCTGTTCGTGTGTCTGGTGCTGGGCGCCCTGGTGGCGCGCTTCGCCCGTCCGCCGGCCGGGATCGTGGCCGGGCTGAACTGGTGGGTGCTGAACATCGCGCTGCCGGCGCTGGTGCTGGCGATGATCCCGCGCGTGCACTTCGACCGGCACCTGTGGTTTCCGGTGGCGACGATGTGGGTGACCTTCTTCGGGGCCTGGCTGCTGTTCGCGCTGCTGGGACGCCTGTTCGGCTGGTCGCGCTCGCGCATTGGCGCGCTGACCCTGGTGTGCGGCCTGGGCAACACCTCGTTCATGGGCTATCCGATGGTGCAGGCGATGCACGGACAGCCGGGGCTGGCGCTGGCGGTGGTGTCCGATCAGCTCGGCTGCTTTCCGCTGCTGGCCGCCGGCGGCATCGTGGTGGCCTCGCTGTACTCCGGACGGCAGCCCAGCGTGGCGCTGGTGGTGCGCCGGATCGCCACTTTTCCGGCGTTCATCGCGCTGCTGGTGGGCATCGTCGCCGGTCTTGCCGGCGGCTGGCCGGGGACGCTCGATCACCTGTTCCTGCAACTGGGCCAGACGCTGACGCCGCTGGCGCTGTTCTCGGTCGGCCTGCAGTTCAAGCTGCACCTGCACCGCGACCAGCTCGGCGCGCTGTCCAGCGGGCTGGCCTGGAAGCTGGCGCTCGCGCCGCTGGCCGGATGGGGGCTGGGCATGCTCGCCGGCGTCACCGGCCTGACCCTGGTGGTCGGCGTGCTGCAGGCGGCGATGGCACCGATGATTTCCGCGGCGATCCTGGCCGACCAGTACGAACTGGAACCGCGCCTGGCCAACACCGTGCTGGGCGCCGGCATCGTGCTGTCGCTGGCGACAGTGCCGCTGGCGAACCTGCTGATGGGGGGCTAG